The window GACGGTGGTGGCCGCCGGCTGCCGCCGCACGATCTCCGCGGCGAGGTTCGGGCCGGAGACCACCGCAACCCGACTCATCGGCGCTCGCATCACCTGGGCGACCAGTTCGCTCATCCGCAGCGCCGTGCCGGCCTCGATGCCCTTCACCAGCGTGACCAGCACGGCATCGGCCGGTACGGCGGCCCGCCAGCGCTCGAGGTTCTCCCGCAACGTCTGCGACGGCAGTGCCAGCACGACGATCCGCGCGCCGGCCAGCGCAGCGTCGGCGTCCGTGGTGGCCACGATGCCGGACGGCAACTCGAGGTCGGGATGGTAGGCGCGGTTACGGCGATGGGTTGTCACGTCCGCGACGATCGCTTCGTCTCGCGCCCACAGCCGGACGTCCCCGCCGGCGTCGGCGAGCACCATGGCGAACGCCGTACCCCAGGAGCCCGCCCCCATGACAGCAACGGCGGTCACGGTGCGGTGTCACCCTGCTGCCGGCGTAGGGCGGCACGATCGAGGCGGACCGGTGGAGCGGACTCTCCCCGGATCTCCTCGAGCAGAGCGGTGATCGCGGCCACGATCCGCCCGGTCGCGATGCGCAGCGTCTCGGCGTCCATCGGCCGGTCCCGCAGGTCGTCGAGGTCCACCGGCCGGCCGGCCCGGACCTGCATCCGCTTCACCGGCAGCAGCCGGAACTGCTTGCGGTACGGCCACATGATCTGCTGGGCGCCCCAGTGCGCCAGCGGGACCACCGGAGCACCGGACACCAGCGCGATCCTCGCGACCCCGGTGCGTCCGGCCATCGGCCACAAACGCGGATCGCGGGTGATCGTGCCCTCCGGGTAGACCACGACACACTCCCCCCGGCCGGCGGCCGCCACCGCGGCACGGACGGAGGCGACGGCCTCCCTGCTCTCCCGGTACACCGGAATCTGGCCGGCGCCGCGGATCACTCGGCCCACCAACGGAATACGGAACAGCGACTCCTTGGCCAGGAAGCGGGGGGGGCGGCCGTTCAGATAGAGATACTGCGACACGACCAAGGGGTCGAACCACGACAGGTGATTGGAGGCCACCACGATTCCCTGGCCACCCTGGTCGAGATTCTCCTGGCCGGACCAGCTGTGCCGGGTGAAGATGGCCAGGAACGGCCGTAGCACGACGATCGCCAACAGATAGAAGGCGCCGAGCTTCTTGTCGTGCCTGACCCTGCGCACTCGTCCTCCCCAACCGTCGACATGTCCGACACCGTCGACGCAGCCGGCGCGACCGGTCGTCCACGCCCCCGCATCCTGGCCGCGCCCAGCGGCTCTGTCGAGGCGCACCGCCGACTCGTCGACCGCCGCCGCGTCACCGCGACCGGCCACCCTGCTTAGATGACGCCGTGCACCCCCCGCCCACCTGGACGGTCCTGGTGCCGGTGAAGGGCCTCGACGCCGCGAAGTCACGACTCGGTCCGGCGCAGCCGGACCAGCGATCCGCGCTGGCACTGGCCTTCGCCGCCGATGTCGTCCTGGCCGCACGGCGCTGCCCGGCGGTCGGCCAGGTCCTCGTGGTCACCGACGACGACCGGGCGGCCGCCCAGCTGGCGCCGTTGGGCGCATCGATCAGCCGTCCGGCGGCCGCGAGTCTCAACGCTGCCCTGCGCGCCGCCGCCGCGGATCTGCCCGCCGGCAGCGACGTCGCCGCGCTGGTCGCCGACCTTCCGGCGCTGCGCGAGGACGAACTCGGTCGCGCCCTCGCCGCGGCGACCCCGGGTCGGTCGTTCGTGTCCGACGCCGCCGGTACGGGAACGACCCTGCTCATGGCCCGCCACGGCCACCGGCTGGATCCCCACTTCGGCAACCGATCTCGTGCTGCCCACACCGGCAGCGGCGCGGTCGAGCTTCCGTTGGATTCCGTTGCGGGCCTGCGTCGCGACGTGGACACCGAGATCGATCTGGCCGACGCCCGCCGGCTCGGCGTGGGCCGCCACACCGCTGCCCTGCTCGACGTCTGACGCATCGTCGACCCCACCCCGCCGGCGCCGCGCAGGGAGCGCCGCCGGGACAGCCTGTGGCCCAACGACCCGGCACCCGACGGCCAGGTAACCGCAGCGAAGTGATGTGGCGCCGGACAGGCGACCTGGCCCCAACAGCCTGCCGGCCCGCCCCAGGAACGGGGCGGGCCGGCAGGTTGAGATCTGTGGTCAGCGAGCGGTGCGCTTGGCCGGCGCCTTCTTCGCGACCGTCCGGCGAACCGGAGCGGCCTTCTTGGCCGCGGTCTTCTTCACGGCCGTCCGGGTCACCGGTGCCGTCTTCTTCGCCACGGTCCGCTTCGCGGCAGTCCGCGTCGTCGGCACGGCCTTCGTCGCCTTCTTCACTGGCGCAGCCTTCTTCGCGGCTGCCTTCTTCACCGGGGCGGCCTTGACCGCCGTGGTCTTCTTCGCCGCCGCCTTCTTCACCGGCGCAGCCTTCTTGGCCGCCGTGGTCTTGGTCGCGGCAGTCTTGCGGGCGCCGGACACCAGGACCTTGAACTCGGTGCCGGGACGGAACTTGGGCAGCCGCGTCGCCCTGATCTTCACGGTCTCGCCGGTCCGCGGGTTACGGCCGGTCCGTGCTGCGCGATCGGCGCGCTCGAAGACGCCGAAGCCGCTGATCGCGACCTTGTCGCCCTTCGCCACGGTGCGCTTGACTTCCTCGAGCAGCGCTTCGATGAAGTCGGCGGTGTCCTTCTTGCTCTGTCCCAGGCGCGCAGAGAGCGCCTCGATGAGAGTCGCCTTGTTGTGGCTCACTGCCTACCCCTCCGGAGGGTCTCACGACGGACCTGTGTCCGATTCGGGGAGAACGCTAGACCCCAGGGGCGCGCGTCACAACGCACCGACAAGCAGGCGCGTTGCGTGCCAACAGGTTACACCGGGTTGAGCACTACCGGGCCAGCTCGCCGGACAGCGGACCGCAATCACCACCAGAAGCCGTAACCGATTGCAGTGCAACGACTCTTGTCGCCGAACTCTGGCTGTGACCACCACGGCGGCCGGCCGCCGGCAGCCGCGTACCCCGCCGCGCAGGCCACGCGGAACCCCCGAAAAAGTCTCGCCGCGTGGGCGTGTCGCGGCGCGCGCGAGCGCCCACGTCGCCGACGGGGGCGCCCCGGCCCGACAGTCAGCCGGTCAGCCGGTCACCGGAAGGAACGCCGGCCGAGCCGCCTCGAAACGCGTGATCTCGTCCGCGTGTTGCAACGTGATACCGATGTCGTCCAGCCCGGACAGGAAACGCCACCGGACGTAGTCGTCGACCTCGATCGCAGCCACGAGGTCGCCGACGCTGACCTGACGCTCGACCAGGTCGACGGTGACCGCCGTCGCCGGCTCCGACTCCGCGATGGCCTGCAGGCGTTCGATGACCTCGGGTGCGACGACGGCCGTCAGCAGTCCTCCCTTGCCGGAGTTGCCGCGGAAGATGTCGGCGAACCGGGCAGACAGCACGACCTTGAACCCGTAGTCCTGCAGCGCCCATACGGCGTGCTCACGCGATGAGCCGGTCCCGAAGTCCGGTCCGGCCACGAGGATCGACGCTCCGGCGTACTCGGGCCGGTTGAGGACGAAGTCCGGGTCCTTGCGCCAGGCGGAGAAGAGTCCGTCTTCGAAGCCGTGCCGGGAGATTCGCTTCAGGTACTCGGCGGGGATGATCTGGTCGGTGTCGACGTTGCTGCGACGCAGCGGGACGACCCGTCCGGTGTGCACCGTGAACTTCTCCATGACGTACTCCTTCTGACAGCGACGGGCGGGATGACTGGCGCGACCGGCTCAGGGCGAGACAGACTCAGGCCGAGACCGGTTCGAGATCGGCCGGCGCCGCCAGCCGGCCCTGGACGGCGGTCGCCGCGGCCACTGCCGGCGACACCAGATGGGTTCGGCCGCCGGGCCCCTGCCGTCCTTCGAAGTTGCGGTTCGACGTCGACGCCGAACGCTCGCCGGCAGTCAGCTTGTCCGCGTTCATGGCCAGGCACATCGAGCAGCCCGCTTCCCGCCATTGCGCTCCAGCGGCACGCACGACGGCATCCAGGCCCTCGGCCTCGGCCTGCACCTTGACCTGGCCGGAACCGGGGACGACGAGCATGCGCACGCCCTCGGCAACGTGCCGGCCCCGCAACACCTCGGCGACCGCTCGCAGGTCCTCGATCCGGCCATTCGTGCAGGAACCCACGAACACGGTGTCGACAGTGATGTCGCGCAGCGCCGTTCCCGGTTGCAGACCCATGTACTGCAGGGCACGTTCGAGCGAGGCGCGCTGATCCGGGTCGGCGACGTCCTGCGGCGACGGCACCCGGCCGGCCAGCGGAGAACCCTGCCCGGGGTTGGTACCCCAGGTGACGAACGGCGTCAGTGCGGCCGCATCGATGTGGACCACGCGGTCGAACACCGCGTCGTCGTCGGTGGCCAGCGACCGCCAGTACTGCACGGCCTGGTCCCACAGCGCGCCCTTCGGAGCGTGCTCGCGACCTTGCAGATACGCGAAGGTCGTGTCGTCGGGAGCGATGAGGCCCGCCCGAGCACCGGCTTCGATCGACATGTTGCAGATCGTCATCCGCGCTTCCATCGACAGGGCACGGATCGCCTCGCCGCGATACTCCAGCACGTAGCCCTGACCGCCGCCGGTTCCGATCTCGGCGATGATCGCCAGGATCAGATCCTTCGCGCCGACCCCGGCCGGCAACTCACCGTCCACCTCGATCGCCATGGTCCGGAACGGCTTCAGCGGCAGCGTCTGGGTCGCCAGCACATGCTCGACCTCGCTCGTGCCGATTCCGAACGCCAGTGCTCCGAAGGCGCCGTGCGTCGAGGTATGCGAGTCGCCGCACACCACCGTCATGCCC of the Actinomycetota bacterium genome contains:
- the cofC gene encoding 2-phospho-L-lactate guanylyltransferase gives rise to the protein MHPPPTWTVLVPVKGLDAAKSRLGPAQPDQRSALALAFAADVVLAARRCPAVGQVLVVTDDDRAAAQLAPLGASISRPAAASLNAALRAAAADLPAGSDVAALVADLPALREDELGRALAAATPGRSFVSDAAGTGTTLLMARHGHRLDPHFGNRSRAAHTGSGAVELPLDSVAGLRRDVDTEIDLADARRLGVGRHTAALLDV
- a CDS encoding 1-acyl-sn-glycerol-3-phosphate acyltransferase produces the protein MLAIVVLRPFLAIFTRHSWSGQENLDQGGQGIVVASNHLSWFDPLVVSQYLYLNGRPPRFLAKESLFRIPLVGRVIRGAGQIPVYRESREAVASVRAAVAAAGRGECVVVYPEGTITRDPRLWPMAGRTGVARIALVSGAPVVPLAHWGAQQIMWPYRKQFRLLPVKRMQVRAGRPVDLDDLRDRPMDAETLRIATGRIVAAITALLEEIRGESAPPVRLDRAALRRQQGDTAP
- the leuD gene encoding 3-isopropylmalate dehydratase small subunit, which encodes MEKFTVHTGRVVPLRRSNVDTDQIIPAEYLKRISRHGFEDGLFSAWRKDPDFVLNRPEYAGASILVAGPDFGTGSSREHAVWALQDYGFKVVLSARFADIFRGNSGKGGLLTAVVAPEVIERLQAIAESEPATAVTVDLVERQVSVGDLVAAIEVDDYVRWRFLSGLDDIGITLQHADEITRFEAARPAFLPVTG
- the leuC gene encoding 3-isopropylmalate dehydratase large subunit, whose protein sequence is MGMTLAQKVWESHVVRRADGEPDLLYIDLHLVHEVTSPQAFDGLRDSGRRVRRPDLTIATEDHNVPTIDTHLPIADPVSRAQLAALARNCAEFGIRHAPMGHRDQGIVHVVGPQLGLTQPGMTVVCGDSHTSTHGAFGALAFGIGTSEVEHVLATQTLPLKPFRTMAIEVDGELPAGVGAKDLILAIIAEIGTGGGQGYVLEYRGEAIRALSMEARMTICNMSIEAGARAGLIAPDDTTFAYLQGREHAPKGALWDQAVQYWRSLATDDDAVFDRVVHIDAAALTPFVTWGTNPGQGSPLAGRVPSPQDVADPDQRASLERALQYMGLQPGTALRDITVDTVFVGSCTNGRIEDLRAVAEVLRGRHVAEGVRMLVVPGSGQVKVQAEAEGLDAVVRAAGAQWREAGCSMCLAMNADKLTAGERSASTSNRNFEGRQGPGGRTHLVSPAVAAATAVQGRLAAPADLEPVSA
- a CDS encoding HU family DNA-binding protein gives rise to the protein MSHNKATLIEALSARLGQSKKDTADFIEALLEEVKRTVAKGDKVAISGFGVFERADRAARTGRNPRTGETVKIRATRLPKFRPGTEFKVLVSGARKTAATKTTAAKKAAPVKKAAAKKTTAVKAAPVKKAAAKKAAPVKKATKAVPTTRTAAKRTVAKKTAPVTRTAVKKTAAKKAAPVRRTVAKKAPAKRTAR